From the Candidatus Bathyarchaeia archaeon genome, one window contains:
- the cdhD gene encoding CO dehydrogenase/acetyl-CoA synthase subunit delta encodes MAEKGEKKDEAVVGLKLNSRLLELLAKLQEVELEDFELEAGELEIWLQPGAIAAPTMPPKAVVPPVKAKPTQILEAEFIPPVETYPGKVVEVKLGATRGEGGTRGKTVIIGGETTPAFYTFERPTPHPPVISLDVFDMEVPLAKAVKMHVKDVMGDPAAWAKLAVDKFGADLVTVHLISIDPLVKNASPKEAVKTVEAVAQAVDVPLIIGGCGDPAKDTEVFQEICETFAGERFLISSITRDMDVERCAKFIKKNGHVALAFTPMDLNLARELNRRLYDFLPKEDIVMDLTTAALGYGLDYAFTNMERARLAALMGDPELAHPMSSGTTNAWAAREAWMKMAPEWEPRELRGPLWEVVTALTLLLAGVDLFMMMHPAAVKTVKDVISQLMGGKAGNAERFVEWVTAKV; translated from the coding sequence TTGGCTGAAAAAGGGGAGAAAAAAGACGAGGCTGTTGTAGGATTAAAGCTTAACTCACGGCTTCTGGAGCTTCTCGCTAAACTGCAGGAGGTTGAGCTTGAAGACTTCGAGTTGGAGGCTGGCGAGCTAGAGATTTGGCTTCAACCCGGCGCCATAGCGGCTCCAACGATGCCGCCCAAGGCTGTTGTGCCACCGGTTAAGGCTAAACCAACACAGATACTGGAAGCGGAGTTCATTCCGCCAGTCGAAACATATCCGGGCAAAGTTGTCGAGGTTAAACTTGGCGCCACAAGGGGCGAGGGAGGCACCCGTGGCAAAACCGTGATCATCGGCGGCGAAACAACCCCCGCCTTTTACACTTTTGAAAGACCCACACCTCATCCGCCTGTCATATCGCTAGACGTTTTCGATATGGAAGTGCCCTTAGCCAAAGCCGTGAAAATGCATGTTAAAGATGTTATGGGCGACCCGGCGGCTTGGGCTAAACTGGCTGTGGACAAGTTCGGCGCAGATCTCGTAACAGTTCACCTCATTAGTATTGACCCTCTTGTCAAGAATGCCTCGCCGAAGGAGGCTGTTAAAACCGTTGAGGCTGTCGCCCAAGCCGTGGACGTGCCGCTAATCATTGGAGGTTGCGGTGATCCAGCCAAGGACACGGAGGTTTTTCAGGAAATCTGCGAAACCTTTGCTGGCGAACGCTTCCTAATAAGCTCCATCACTCGGGATATGGATGTGGAGCGGTGCGCCAAATTTATCAAGAAGAATGGGCATGTGGCTTTGGCTTTCACACCCATGGACTTAAACCTTGCCAGAGAGCTGAACCGTCGCTTATACGATTTCCTGCCAAAAGAAGATATTGTAATGGACTTGACGACGGCTGCTCTTGGCTATGGTTTAGATTACGCCTTCACAAACATGGAGCGCGCCCGCTTGGCGGCTTTGATGGGCGACCCTGAACTGGCGCATCCCATGTCCTCTGGAACAACAAACGCTTGGGCAGCCCGCGAAGCCTGGATGAAAATGGCTCCAGAATGGGAGCCCCGTGAGCTCCGAGGACCCCTATGGGAGGTTGTTACGGCTTTGACGCTGCTACTGGCGGGAGTAGACCTATTCATGATGATGCACCCAGCCGCAGT
- the cdhC gene encoding CO dehydrogenase/CO-methylating acetyl-CoA synthase complex subunit beta: protein MFQDIPVDVGVIYEGERIRRKDMYVELGGPDVKEKFELARVKKPEEVEDGKIIIIGPDIKDMEEGKSYPFGIIIEVAGAKLEPELEGVIERRIHAYCNYIEGFMHLNQRYDIWLRLSKKSFQKGLNSFHYIGKVLHRLFKSELPIIEKMQITFITDAEKVKELYPQALQIYEARDARARGLKDEEVDKFYGCVLCQSFAPTHCCVITPQRYSNCGAISWFDARASANIDPKGPIFEIEKGELLDPVRGEYSGVNEAVKKRTLGEITRVWLYTAFGYPHTSCGCFEGVAFYIPEVDGFGIVHRGYKDVTVNGLAFSTLADSTAGGRQVDGFHGISIEYMRSPKFLQADGGYSRVVWMPKEVKERVKNFIPPELVDKIATEEDAKTIEELKAFLKARGHPVVQRWKEEAVVVPEAVTAEAEVREEAAPAAAPIITAATLPITAGGYRIILKDAKIYAKRVIIRTVKSEKPEKK from the coding sequence ATGTTTCAAGATATACCCGTCGATGTGGGCGTAATCTACGAGGGCGAACGCATCCGCAGAAAAGACATGTACGTGGAGCTCGGCGGACCAGACGTCAAAGAAAAGTTTGAGCTGGCCAGAGTCAAGAAGCCCGAAGAGGTTGAGGATGGAAAAATAATCATTATTGGCCCGGACATCAAGGACATGGAGGAAGGTAAATCCTACCCCTTCGGAATAATCATCGAGGTGGCGGGCGCCAAGCTTGAGCCGGAGCTGGAGGGCGTTATTGAAAGGCGAATCCACGCCTACTGCAACTACATTGAGGGCTTCATGCACCTAAACCAGCGCTACGACATCTGGCTAAGGCTCAGCAAAAAGTCTTTCCAGAAGGGCTTAAACTCCTTCCACTATATCGGAAAGGTTTTGCATAGGCTGTTCAAGAGCGAATTGCCCATCATTGAGAAAATGCAGATAACCTTCATAACTGATGCTGAAAAAGTTAAGGAGCTTTACCCTCAAGCCCTACAAATTTATGAGGCGCGGGACGCGAGGGCCAGAGGCCTCAAAGACGAGGAAGTGGACAAGTTCTATGGATGTGTTCTCTGCCAATCCTTTGCGCCAACCCACTGCTGTGTCATAACGCCCCAGCGGTATTCTAACTGCGGCGCCATAAGCTGGTTTGACGCGAGGGCCTCAGCCAACATAGATCCGAAAGGCCCCATATTCGAAATCGAGAAAGGCGAACTTTTAGACCCCGTTAGAGGCGAGTATTCAGGCGTAAATGAAGCCGTCAAAAAGAGAACTCTAGGCGAGATAACAAGAGTTTGGCTCTACACGGCCTTCGGCTATCCCCACACGTCATGTGGCTGCTTTGAGGGCGTCGCCTTTTACATCCCCGAAGTGGACGGCTTCGGCATAGTTCACAGAGGCTACAAGGATGTAACCGTGAACGGGCTAGCCTTCTCAACTCTCGCAGATTCGACGGCTGGCGGCCGACAGGTGGATGGTTTCCACGGCATATCCATCGAGTACATGCGTTCGCCTAAATTCCTGCAGGCTGACGGTGGCTACAGCCGCGTTGTATGGATGCCGAAAGAAGTGAAGGAACGTGTCAAAAACTTCATTCCACCCGAGCTTGTGGACAAAATCGCCACCGAAGAGGACGCAAAAACCATTGAGGAGTTAAAGGCCTTCTTGAAGGCTCGCGGCCACCCGGTTGTTCAGCGTTGGAAAGAGGAAGCTGTTGTGGTTCCAGAAGCAGTTACAGCGGAGGCCGAAGTGCGAGAGGAAGCTGCACCAGCCGCGGCACCGATTATTACGGCGGCAACTTTGCCCATAACAGCTGGCGGATACCGGATAATCCTGAAGGACGCGAAAATCTATGCGAAACGCGTCATCATCCGGACGGTGAAAAGCGAAAAACCCGAGAAAAAGTGA
- the cdhB gene encoding CO dehydrogenase/acetyl-CoA synthase complex subunit epsilon, producing MAAEPWQTAEIPGPKKALVITKPEVVVAMIKRAQRPVLVVGHKAAEVDFDGGKLIDFIIDFAKKTGIPVVATAHMIGEFTKRGFKPAAFMPAVDIGNRLVDPSWSGVDEKGQHDLALFVGFYYYMEWTILSGLKHFAKHLKTISLDNVYHPHASWSFPNLSHEEWVKNLKVILEKV from the coding sequence ATGGCGGCTGAACCCTGGCAGACAGCGGAAATACCTGGACCTAAAAAGGCCTTAGTCATAACGAAGCCTGAAGTTGTCGTCGCCATGATTAAGCGGGCGCAGCGTCCAGTCCTAGTGGTTGGCCATAAAGCCGCTGAGGTGGATTTCGATGGTGGAAAGCTCATAGACTTCATTATAGACTTTGCGAAGAAAACCGGTATACCGGTTGTGGCGACAGCCCACATGATAGGTGAGTTTACAAAGAGGGGCTTTAAGCCAGCCGCGTTCATGCCGGCCGTTGACATAGGCAATAGGCTTGTAGATCCTTCTTGGAGCGGTGTGGATGAGAAGGGGCAGCATGACCTAGCCTTGTTTGTGGGATTCTACTATTACATGGAGTGGACGATTTTGTCGGGGTTAAAGCATTTTGCCAAGCACTTAAAGACGATTTCACTGGATAACGTTTATCATCCCCATGCAAGCTGGTCTTTCCCAAATCTCTCCCACGAAGAGTGGGTGAAAAACCTCAAAGTCATATTGGAAAAAGTTTGA